The sequence AGCAGCCGCAGGTTTTCCTGCGCTCCGCGAACAGCGATCCTGAAATATCGCTCATCCAGAGAAACAAAATCGCTGCAATCACGAATCAGCACTCCCTGCTGCAGGAGAACCTGGCTCACCGTACCGGCGGTTCGCCCATCTTTGGGCAAGCGAACTAGCAGATAGTTGGCATCAGAGGGATATACATGAAGGTTCAAGGCGCGGAGACCATCGACGAGCTGCTGCCGCCACTGCGGTATCAGCTTAAGGCTGCGCTCCCGGTAATCTTTCTCGAGCAGACAGGACCGGGCCGCGGCGATGGCCGGTGTGGCCAGCGTCCATGGCGCCGAAAAAGAGCGCAATTGCTGAATCAGTTCAGATGAAGCGGCGAGGTACCCGGCGCGCAAACCGGGGATTGCATAAAACTTGGTCAGAGAGCGCAAAACAATAAGGTTTGGCCGCTCATCAACCTCTTCAATGATCGAAAGCTCCGGGCAAAAGTCGATAAAAGCCTCATCGACCACCAGCAGACAGTTCTCCGGCAACCGGTCGGCCAGTTGCTGCAGCCCTTTCCGCTCAATTCCAGTACCGGTCGGGTTGCCCGGGTTGGCGAGAAAAACAAGGTCGGTAGTCCCGTCAACCGCACTCAGAACCTTTTCAGCGTCAAAGCTGAAATCATCATCTGCTGACAGGGCCACTGTTTCCGTTCGACAGCCGACCTGCTGCAAACTTCGAGCATATTCACTGAACGCCGGGGCAACAATCAAGGCTTTCGCCGGCCGGAAACAGCGCGGAACAAGATAGATCAGTTCGGTCGAGCCGGACCCGGCGAGAAAATTTGCATGATCGAGTTCGTAGCATTCGGCGAGACGATCAATGAACGATGCGGCATCAACTTCCGGGTAGTGAATCGATGTTGAAATGGCATCGACCGCCGCCTTATGAACCGCTTCCGGCATGCCGAGGGGATTGATGCTGGCTGAAAAATCGAGGATTTTCTCGAGGGGCAAACCGAGCTCCCGGGTCGCCTGAAAAACCTTGCCGCCGTGCGTCGAATTTACATCTGAAATAGCCATGACAGAAATACCCCCAATCCAAGAGTTAAGAAAGCCGTGACGTACATCAAGCGGATCATCGCCCGGTAACGCCCGATATTGATCTGGCGATCAGGATCACCGAGAAACGGTTTTTCGACCATTTCACCGAAATACCTGGCCGGACCTCCGAGCTGAATTCCTAAAGCGCCGGCTGCGGCAGCTTCGGGGTATCCGGCATTGGGGCTGCTCGTCTTGCGGGCGTCACGCAGCATTACCTTGAGCGCCGCCCAGGGATTAAGTGCCAGCGGAAACGAAGCGATGACCATCAACAATCCGGTCAGACGGGCCGGCACCAGGTTGAGCAGATCATCAAAGCGGGCCGAAACCCAACCCATTTCACGGTAGCGATCATCGCGATAGCCAACCATTGAATCGAGTGTATTCGCCGCTTTGTATATCATTGCCAGCACCGGTCCTCCGAGGAACAGATAAAAGAGCGGTGCGATCACACCATCCGAAGTGTTTTCGGAAACCGTCTCGATACAGGCCTGCAGGATCTGCTCCTCATCGAGTTTGGCCGTATCCCGTCCGACGATCAGGGAGAGGGATCTTCTGGCCGCATCCAGCTGACCTCTCTCGACCAGATGCACCACTTCCCGACTCTCGATATGCAACTGCCGCAGGGCGATTGTCGTATAGGCGAGATAAAGCGATATCAGGCCGTGGATAACCGGGTGCAGGCGTAAAGCAACCAGCAGCACCAGCCAGGTCAGACCGCCGGTCACCGCGACGACGGAGCCACACAGGAGGAACCCGGCCAGCTTACGGTTGTCGAGCATGCTGGCCAGCAGCAGCTCGAGCCAGTTGATCAGGGTACCGATATAGATAACCGGGTGATGCATGAACCGGGGATCACCGACCAGCAGGTCGAGAGCAAAAGCCGCAAGCAATAACCAGATATCCATAAGACTATGCTACCCTGCAAAGCCGATCAGGGCAAAAATTTTCTGCAGATCAAGATGTTCTTCAAGGTGTGCCGCCAAGCGGTCGAGCTCATTCTCCAGTGATAGCTGTAACGGCGCCGCCTTGCGAACCTGGCCACGATCATGCCAGAGTTGGTCAATCAGAACCCGCCGCAGTTCCGGGTTGTCAAAAAGACCATGCAGATAGGTTCCCCAAACCCGGCCATCGGGAGATATCGCACCATCGGCAAGGTCAACCGGCGAACCGGAGCGGCTGCGCAACCGCACCAACGGTCGGGCCAGGGGGCCACAGGTGGTATCGCCCATGTGGATTTCATACCCGCTGAGCTGTCCAACACCGGAAAAACCATGCGCGAGCGCTGTCTCGAAAAATTCCGCTGTAACCCGGTGAGTCTGTTTGTCCGGCATCATACGGGTCTTTATATCGAGCAGGCCAAGGCCGGAGGTTTCCGGAATATCTGACTCGACGCCGTCCGGGTCTGACAATGTCCGCCCGAGCATTTGCAGCCCGCCGCAAATTCCGGCGACCCTTTTACCGTTCGCATGAAATTCGCGAACAGCTTCGGCGAATCCGCTTTCGACCAGCCAGAGCATGTCCGACAAGGTATTTTTGGTCCCGGGAAGTATCAGCAGATCGCAATCCGAAACCGTGGTCGGATCCTCAAGATAATCAAGACAAATATCCTTCTCGGATGCCAGGGTATCGAAATCGGTATAATTGGAGATGCGCGGCAGTCGAATCACACCGATCTGCAGGCAACCTTCTTTATGCGAGGCAGATTTTCGTGACAGGGCGACCGAATCCTCTTCCGGAAGGTCGATCTTGAGCCAGGGGACAACACCGACAACCGGGATCCCGGTTCGATCCTCGATTTGCCGCAGACCGTCGGTCAATAGCGTGGCATCGCCACGGAAACGGTTGATCACCAGCCCCTTGACCCGGCTCTTTTCCGCCGGTGCGAGCAGCTCGATGGTTCCGAGCAAGGCGGCAAACACGCCGCCACGATCAATATCGGCAACCAGCAAAACCGGAGCATCGGCCATTTCTGCCGCCTTCAGGTTGGTGATATCATGCGCCTTGAGGTTGATCTCGGCAATACTGCCGGCACCCTCGAGGATAACG comes from Desulfuromonas sp. and encodes:
- a CDS encoding threonine-phosphate decarboxylase gives rise to the protein MAISDVNSTHGGKVFQATRELGLPLEKILDFSASINPLGMPEAVHKAAVDAISTSIHYPEVDAASFIDRLAECYELDHANFLAGSGSTELIYLVPRCFRPAKALIVAPAFSEYARSLQQVGCRTETVALSADDDFSFDAEKVLSAVDGTTDLVFLANPGNPTGTGIERKGLQQLADRLPENCLLVVDEAFIDFCPELSIIEEVDERPNLIVLRSLTKFYAIPGLRAGYLAASSELIQQLRSFSAPWTLATPAIAAARSCLLEKDYRERSLKLIPQWRQQLVDGLRALNLHVYPSDANYLLVRLPKDGRTAGTVSQVLLQQGVLIRDCSDFVSLDERYFRIAVRGAQENLRLLSGLKGILL
- the cobD gene encoding cobalamin biosynthesis protein CobD; protein product: MDIWLLLAAFALDLLVGDPRFMHHPVIYIGTLINWLELLLASMLDNRKLAGFLLCGSVVAVTGGLTWLVLLVALRLHPVIHGLISLYLAYTTIALRQLHIESREVVHLVERGQLDAARRSLSLIVGRDTAKLDEEQILQACIETVSENTSDGVIAPLFYLFLGGPVLAMIYKAANTLDSMVGYRDDRYREMGWVSARFDDLLNLVPARLTGLLMVIASFPLALNPWAALKVMLRDARKTSSPNAGYPEAAAAGALGIQLGGPARYFGEMVEKPFLGDPDRQINIGRYRAMIRLMYVTAFLTLGLGVFLSWLFQM